In a genomic window of Xenopus laevis strain J_2021 chromosome 5S, Xenopus_laevis_v10.1, whole genome shotgun sequence:
- the LOC108718039 gene encoding 5-hydroxytryptamine receptor 2B, which translates to MRVVASPQLARAPADAISDPWHEMSTLTPLYSVGVPNTTASVAVQEKCWLALLTLMVIVPTIGGNILVILAISLEKKLQNATNYFLMSLAVADLLVGIFVMPIALLNILFNQVWQLPQCLCAIWLFLDVLFSTASIMHLCAISLDRYIAIKKPIQASQYNSRGKTLIKIAVVWVISAGIAVPIPIKGLLNPNSTFSASYTCVIQIEPFKYFIIYGSMAAFFVPFGIMVVIYFLTIHLLRKKAYLIKNKPPQRLTWSTVSTVFQRDMTPGSSPEKIAMLEGARKDGTLSITGEELPIRRLSSVGKKSMQTITNEQRASKVLGIVFFLFVFMWCPFFLTNVASVLCGKDQCDEDVIMMLMDIFVWVGYISSGVNPLVYTLFNKTFRDAFRRYIKCNFHGMQSVNLLRNCSRRISFRNSMAENSKLIMIRGMRNSINPGMYQSPLRLCNAQLESSAILLDTLLLTENEAGKTEEQAAMCELDTNC; encoded by the exons ATGCGAGTGGTGGCATCTCCTCAGTTAGCCAGAGCACCAGCTGACGCTATTTCTGATCCCTGGCACGAAATGTCAACTCTCACCCCTTTATATTCAGTGGGTGTCCCAAATACCACTGCATCCGTTGCAGTCCAAGAAAAATGCTGGCTGGCTCTGCTTACCCTTATGGTTATTGTGCCCACTATTGGAGGCAATATCTTGGTAATCCTGGCTATTTCTCTGGAGAAGAAGTTACAGAATGCCACCAATTACTTCCTTATGTCACTGGCTGTTGCGGATCTTCTGGTTGGGATATTTGTGATGCCCATCGCCCTCCTCAATATTCTCTTCA ATCAAGTCTGGCAACTCCCACAGTGCCTCTGTGCCATATGGCTATTTCTTGATGTCCTGTTTTCCACAGCATCCATCATGCACCTATGTGCCATATCTCTGGATCGCTATATTGCCATAAAAAAGCCTATACAAGCAAGCCAATACAACTCCAGAGGAAAAACACTCATCAAAATTGCTGTGGTATGGGTCATATCAGCAG GCATTGCTGTTCCTATCCCAATAAAAGGTCTCCTAAACCCAAACAGCACCTTCAGCGCAAGCTACACCTGTGTAATTCAAATAGAGCCtttcaaatatttcattatttatggttccATGGCTGCTTTTTTTGTCCCATTTGGGATCATGGTGGTCATTTATTTCCTGACAATCCACCTACTAAGGAAGAAAGCATATTTAATCAAAAACAAGCCACCGCAGCGCCTCACATGGTCCACAGTGTCTACGGTCTTCCAGAGAGACATGACTCCTGGCTCTTCCCCAGAAAAGATAGCCATGCTAGAGGGAGCAAGGAAAGATGGGACACTCAGTATTACTGGGGAAGAACTACCCATTCGCAGGCTATCCAGTGTTGGTAAGAAGTCTATGCAAACAATCACCAATGAACAGAGGGCTTCAAAAGTTCTAGGgatagttttttttctctttgtcttcATGTGGTGTCCATTTTTCTTAACCAATGTGGCCTCAGTTCTGTGTGGGAAAGATCAATGTGATGAAGATGTCATTATGATGCTGATGGATATATTCGTCTGGGTGGGGTACATTTCCTCTGGTGTCAACCCACTGGTTTACACTCTTTTTAACAAGACATTTCGAGATGCATTCCGCCGCTATATTAAATGTAACTTCCATGGCATGCAGTCAGTAAATCTCTTGAGGAACTGTTCTAGGCGCATCTCATTTCGGAATTCTATGGCTGAGAATTCCAAGCTTATCATGATACGCGGAATGAGGAACAGCATCAACCCAGGTATGTATCAGAGCCCTCTGAGGCTATGCAACGCTCAACTTGAATCATCTGCTATATTATTAGACACTTTGCTACTTACAGAGAATGAAGC